The region TTCCAGTTGTCGAAGCGCAGGGCGAGCACATCGCCGTCGTCGGAGAAATACACCATGCCCTTCCGCGGACTCGTCGCCTCCTCCCCCGTCAGGTACGGCAGCAGGTTGTAGCCGTCGATGTGCGCCTTGAACTCCGTGTCGCCGACCATCGTCGACGCCTTGAGCCGCTCGACGACGTCGGGGTCTCCGGCCGCGGCGAGGAGGGTGGGCAGCCAGTCGTGGTGCTGGACGATCTCGTTGGACACCACCCCGGCCTCGATGTGCCCCGGCCAGCGGATCATCTCCGGCACCCGGAACGCGCCCTCCCAGTTGGTGTTCTTCTCACTGCGGAAGGGGGTCGTGCCGCCGTCGGGCCAGGTGTTCGAGTGCGGACCGTTGTCGGTGGAGTAGATGACTATGGTGTCCTCGGCGATACCGAGCTCGTCGAGCTGGGCCAGCAGCTCGCCGACCAGCAGGTCGTGGTCGATCATCGTGTCGTGGTACTCCGACTGCCAGCGGCCCGACTGGCCGACGTGTTCTGGCTTCGGGTGCGTGCGGAAGTGCATGTGGGTCGTGTTCATCCACACGAAGAACGGGGTCTGCGACTCGTTCGCGCGCGCGATGAAGTCTTTCGCCGCGCCGGCGAATTCGTCGTCGACGGTCTCCATGCGCTTCTTGGTGAGAGCCCCGGTGTCCTCGATGCGTTGCTTTCCCCTGCGGCCGAACCTGCCGTCTTCGGTGTCATCGTCGTCGTCTGTCGCCCAGGAGTGGATGACCCCGCGCGGGCGGGCGCGCTCGTTGAAGACGGGGAAGTCTTCGGGTGCGGGCCAGTTGGGCAGTTCCGGTTCTTCCTCGGCGTTCAAGTGGTACAGGTTGCCGTAGAACTCGTCGAAACCGTGCACCGTCGGCAGGAACTCGTTCTTGTCGCCGAGGTGGTTCTTGCCGAACTGTCCTGTCGTGTAGCCGAGCGGCTTGAGCAACTGGGCGATCGTAGGATCCTCTGCCTGAAGCCCGATCGGTGAGCCGGGGATGCCGACCTTGCTGAGCCCGGTGCGGAACACACTCTGCCCGGTGATGAACGACGCCCGGCCCGCGGTGCAGCTCTGCTCGCCGTAGGAGTCGGTGAACCGCATGCCTTCTTCGGCGATGCGGTCGATGTTCGGGGTGCGATAGCCCATCAGGCCGTCGCTGTAGGCACTCAGATTGGTGATGCCTATGTCGTCACCCCAGATGACGAGGATGTTCGGCTTTCCGTCCGGCATGGTTCCTCCTTGGTCGGGTCAGCATCAGATGCCGAGCAGTTTGGCTTTCGCCGCGGTGAACTCCGCGTCGTCGAGGAGTCCCGCTTGCCGCAACTCGCCGAGCTTGCCGAGCTGCGCGATGGTGTCGACGCCCGTGGAGACGGGCGCGGCGGGCGGTGGTGGTGCCGGCGGTGCGGCTGCGGGCGGTGCGGCCGCCGCAGCCGCCGCCTGCGCGCGCTCTTGCTGGTTGCGTTGGATGCCACCCGAGACCGCGGTCGCCGTGCCCGCGATCACCGCGGTGCGTGCCATGGTTCCCAGCAGCCCTGGCCGGCCGGCTCTGCGACGGATCATCGTTGTCTCCCTAGGTGTAGGTCGGGCTAGTTGTCGAGTTCGGCCACCGCGGCGAGAACGTCGTCGACCACCCGTCCGGGTATGCGGACGCTGTCGAGCAACACCCCGCCCGAGCCGACGATCGCGTCGCGCAGCGGAAGCTGCCAGGTGTGTTCGAAGACGAGCACGGCGGCGGAACTGTTCGGCTCGAGCCCGGCCGCGATCTCCAGCACATCCTCCGCCGAGATCAGCTCGTCGAAACGGTCGACGAGCTCGCTGAGCGCCGCTGCCTCCTCGCCGACCCCGAGTTCGTCGAACTCGGTGTAGCCGATGTCGCCGTTCGGGTCGACGCCGACGAAGAGCCCGTCGATGATCGTGATGGTGCCGTCTTCGACGAGCTTCGCCAGCTCCGGCAGGATCTGTCCGTTGAACCGGTTGCCGGGGAACGCGAGGGTGAGGATCTCGATCTGGGCCAGTGGCATGGAAACCTCCAAGGTGTCGACTGCTTCACTCTCGGGTGCCGCAACGCCCGGTGACAGACCCGAAACGGGCGAACCCCGCGTGAGCCGGTCAGGAAGGGAACACCGTGGCCCAGTCATCCCTGATGCTCACGACGGTGAAACCCTTCTCGGCCGCGGCCGCGAGGGCCGCCTCGGCGCCCTTGTCGTACGGTGCATCTCCACGTCCCGTGTCGTCGTCGTGGTGCACGAGCAGCCGCAGCCCGCTCGTGTAGTCCAGCATCTGCACGTCGCCGTTCGAATTTCCGCAGGCCAGAATCGGCCGCCGTCCGATGCGACTCCAGATGCGCACCGGTTTCTCCGGACCGTCGTCGAGGAAGGCGAGTTCGGCGCCGTAACGCACGGTCGCGTCATCCGTATATTTCAGTCCGAGGGCGGAACCGATCACCCGCTCCGGCGGGATTCCGTAGTACTCGGTCGTCATCGGGCGCATGAAGTCGCGCTCGCCGCCGGAGACGATATAACACGTGAAGCCGTTGGACTCGAGGTAGCGCAGCAGTTCGATCATCGGCTGGTAGACGGCGCCGCTGTAAGGCTTCTTGAGGGTGAGATGCTGGGCCTTGGCGTAGAAGTCGGCGACGGATGCCTCGTAGTCTTCGACGCTCATGCCGTCGGTGGTGCGGACGATCGCCCGCACTATCGCGCCGAGGTCGGAGTCGTCGCCGGCGTAGTGCCTGTCGATGGCGGCGCCGAGCCAGGAGTAGTCGCCCGAGACGGCGGCGGCGTACGGCTGCTCGTCGGCCAGAGTGGGGTCGGCGCTCGCCGCGGCCGCCCACTGCTGCAGCAGGTAGTGCAACTGTGTCGGCATCGGCTTCTCGGCCCAGAGGGTGCCGTCGTTGTCGAACACGGCCACCCGTTGCTCGGGTGGCACACCGCGCCCGT is a window of Conyzicola nivalis DNA encoding:
- a CDS encoding arylsulfatase, translated to MPDGKPNILVIWGDDIGITNLSAYSDGLMGYRTPNIDRIAEEGMRFTDSYGEQSCTAGRASFITGQSVFRTGLSKVGIPGSPIGLQAEDPTIAQLLKPLGYTTGQFGKNHLGDKNEFLPTVHGFDEFYGNLYHLNAEEEPELPNWPAPEDFPVFNERARPRGVIHSWATDDDDDTEDGRFGRRGKQRIEDTGALTKKRMETVDDEFAGAAKDFIARANESQTPFFVWMNTTHMHFRTHPKPEHVGQSGRWQSEYHDTMIDHDLLVGELLAQLDELGIAEDTIVIYSTDNGPHSNTWPDGGTTPFRSEKNTNWEGAFRVPEMIRWPGHIEAGVVSNEIVQHHDWLPTLLAAAGDPDVVERLKASTMVGDTEFKAHIDGYNLLPYLTGEEATSPRKGMVYFSDDGDVLALRFDNWKVVFMEQRTRGTLAIWAEPFVELRVPKLYNLRTDPFEHADVTSNTYYDWLLDNAYLVFASQILMSEFLATFHEFPPRQKAASFNISQVVEKLQSFLTGGD
- a CDS encoding SHOCT domain-containing protein; translated protein: MIRRRAGRPGLLGTMARTAVIAGTATAVSGGIQRNQQERAQAAAAAAAPPAAAPPAPPPPAAPVSTGVDTIAQLGKLGELRQAGLLDDAEFTAAKAKLLGI
- a CDS encoding DUF6325 family protein — its product is MPLAQIEILTLAFPGNRFNGQILPELAKLVEDGTITIIDGLFVGVDPNGDIGYTEFDELGVGEEAAALSELVDRFDELISAEDVLEIAAGLEPNSSAAVLVFEHTWQLPLRDAIVGSGGVLLDSVRIPGRVVDDVLAAVAELDN
- a CDS encoding HAD family hydrolase gives rise to the protein MNVLPSWNHGSARQAIETFVSDLDGRGVPPEQRVAVFDNDGTLWAEKPMPTQLHYLLQQWAAAASADPTLADEQPYAAAVSGDYSWLGAAIDRHYAGDDSDLGAIVRAIVRTTDGMSVEDYEASVADFYAKAQHLTLKKPYSGAVYQPMIELLRYLESNGFTCYIVSGGERDFMRPMTTEYYGIPPERVIGSALGLKYTDDATVRYGAELAFLDDGPEKPVRIWSRIGRRPILACGNSNGDVQMLDYTSGLRLLVHHDDDTGRGDAPYDKGAEAALAAAAEKGFTVVSIRDDWATVFPS